A genomic region of Desulfosarcina ovata subsp. ovata contains the following coding sequences:
- a CDS encoding DUF4198 domain-containing protein, protein MKRMKQTMAIIVLVGICICLSTTVNAHKLWLNATDYYPEIFSHPKYAPQPRAKTVIYFGWGHKLPVSDLFSDDYLDTLLMVDPTGNKTELEPGKGGFMATELLMKNEGGRVIAASVKPGFHGDVKGKKNFYEMRYEMYAKALIAVGSSKHDVFLKPIGQRFEIVPLQDPKDLKPGDWLTFNVLLDGKPARGVEISASPYAKPLLTVVDNLTYKETGKIKLMDCSGPWIVTAKLELPATAEFKDKCSKLYFISTLTFEVP, encoded by the coding sequence ATGAAGCGCATGAAACAAACCATGGCCATTATTGTTCTTGTGGGCATCTGCATTTGCCTGAGCACAACAGTGAATGCCCACAAACTGTGGCTCAACGCCACAGACTACTACCCGGAAATTTTCTCTCACCCCAAATACGCCCCCCAGCCTCGGGCGAAGACCGTTATCTATTTTGGTTGGGGCCATAAGCTGCCAGTTTCCGACCTGTTCAGTGACGATTATCTCGATACGCTCCTTATGGTTGATCCCACCGGGAACAAAACCGAACTCGAACCCGGCAAGGGGGGGTTCATGGCAACGGAACTGCTGATGAAAAACGAAGGCGGCCGTGTCATCGCCGCATCCGTCAAACCGGGCTTCCATGGTGATGTTAAGGGGAAAAAGAATTTTTATGAGATGCGATACGAAATGTATGCCAAGGCACTGATCGCCGTGGGATCTTCCAAGCATGATGTTTTCCTGAAACCGATCGGTCAACGTTTCGAAATCGTCCCCCTGCAGGACCCCAAAGACCTGAAACCCGGCGACTGGCTCACGTTCAACGTGCTCTTGGATGGGAAACCGGCCAGGGGAGTGGAAATTTCCGCATCCCCTTACGCCAAACCGCTGCTGACCGTCGTCGATAACCTGACCTACAAGGAAACCGGAAAAATAAAGCTCATGGATTGTTCCGGCCCCTGGATTGTAACAGCCAAACTGGAGTTGCCGGCAACTGCCGAATTCAAGGATAAGTGTTCCAAGCTCTATTTTATCTCAACCCTGACATTCGAGGTGCCCTAA
- a CDS encoding ATP-binding cassette domain-containing protein, with protein sequence MRHIIEVQNLSKTFANGVSAVREASFHVQEGEIFGFLGPNGAGKSTTIMMLTTLLAPSSGRAKIAGFDVRTQANQVRPNIGYISQDLAVDDHLTGRQNLMLQAGFYHLPKKKAAARIEVLLDLVDLASRADDAVETYSGGMRKRLDIVSGLIHQPRVLFLDEPTLGLDIQTRSQIWEYIDYLRTEKKMTLFLTTHYMEEADFLCDRVAIIDNGTIKAMGSPGHLKNQIGTEMVRMRFDESDGDGLSDALRRIGELDVVERIEKRGGQFTAVVKSSDAAIPCICRSSLSTGVKISFMAAEKTSLADVYMAFTGKALRDESGGGADAHRTRRALQRMRS encoded by the coding sequence TTGCGCCACATCATCGAGGTTCAAAATCTGTCAAAAACCTTTGCCAACGGGGTCAGTGCGGTCAGGGAGGCCTCCTTCCATGTTCAGGAAGGCGAGATTTTTGGATTCCTCGGGCCCAACGGCGCCGGCAAATCCACCACCATCATGATGCTCACCACCCTTCTGGCACCCAGTTCCGGCAGGGCCAAGATTGCCGGTTTCGATGTCCGCACCCAGGCCAATCAGGTCCGGCCCAACATCGGCTACATCTCCCAGGATCTCGCCGTCGATGACCACTTGACGGGCAGACAGAATTTAATGCTCCAGGCCGGTTTCTATCACCTGCCCAAAAAAAAGGCGGCCGCAAGAATCGAGGTGCTGCTTGACCTCGTCGATCTTGCGTCCCGTGCCGACGATGCGGTCGAGACCTATTCCGGTGGAATGCGCAAGCGACTGGATATCGTATCGGGCCTCATTCACCAGCCCCGGGTGTTGTTTCTCGATGAGCCCACCCTGGGGCTGGACATCCAGACCAGAAGTCAGATCTGGGAATATATCGACTATCTGCGAACGGAAAAAAAAATGACCCTTTTTCTGACGACCCACTACATGGAGGAAGCCGATTTTCTCTGTGACCGGGTTGCGATTATCGACAATGGCACGATCAAGGCCATGGGTTCACCCGGGCACTTGAAGAACCAGATCGGCACCGAAATGGTGCGCATGCGCTTCGACGAATCGGATGGCGATGGTCTTAGCGATGCATTGCGCCGTATCGGCGAACTGGATGTCGTCGAACGTATCGAGAAACGGGGTGGTCAATTCACGGCCGTGGTCAAGAGCAGTGACGCGGCCATCCCGTGCATTTGCCGTTCCAGCCTTTCGACAGGCGTGAAAATCAGTTTCATGGCCGCCGAAAAGACCAGCCTGGCCGATGTGTATATGGCCTTCACCGGCAAGGCGCTCAGAGACGAATCGGGCGGCGGGGCGGATGCGCATCGGACCCGCAGAGCCCTGCAACGAATGAGGTCCTGA
- a CDS encoding ABC transporter permease → MPAFLSDIYHVCWRDMQRFFSQRSRILLTLVQPLIWLVLMGNIMSGMTRSAHGTGMLAGARYIDFMTPGIMIMTALFSGTFCGFSLVWDRRFGFLYKMLVAPVSRMAIPVGKMTATAIQIALQVVIIGIIALCMNVHFSSGVLGFLMIVIIAGIFSFAMAGISLSIAIHFKTLEGVHPILNFISMPLMFTSNAVFPRAAMPDWMKVICDWNPLTHAITPMRTLVVEGWVWDQILPGLAVNLTFALVMVLISTLQFRRSIG, encoded by the coding sequence ATGCCGGCCTTTTTAAGTGACATCTACCATGTGTGCTGGCGGGACATGCAGCGTTTCTTCTCGCAACGCTCGAGAATTCTCCTAACCCTGGTTCAGCCGTTGATCTGGCTGGTACTGATGGGCAACATCATGTCCGGGATGACCCGCTCCGCCCATGGAACCGGCATGCTGGCCGGGGCGCGATACATCGATTTCATGACGCCGGGCATCATGATCATGACGGCACTGTTCAGCGGCACGTTCTGCGGCTTTTCCCTGGTCTGGGATCGGCGGTTCGGCTTCCTGTACAAAATGCTGGTCGCGCCGGTCAGCCGGATGGCGATTCCCGTGGGCAAGATGACGGCCACCGCCATCCAGATCGCCCTTCAGGTGGTCATCATCGGCATTATCGCCCTTTGCATGAACGTGCATTTCTCGTCCGGAGTATTGGGTTTTCTCATGATCGTGATCATCGCCGGCATCTTCAGTTTTGCCATGGCGGGAATCTCACTTTCGATCGCCATCCATTTCAAGACCCTCGAGGGGGTCCATCCCATCCTGAATTTCATCAGCATGCCCCTGATGTTCACCAGCAATGCGGTTTTCCCAAGGGCGGCCATGCCCGATTGGATGAAGGTAATTTGTGACTGGAATCCGCTGACCCACGCCATCACCCCCATGCGCACCCTGGTGGTGGAGGGATGGGTCTGGGATCAGATCCTTCCGGGACTGGCGGTCAATCTCACCTTCGCCCTGGTGATGGTCCTGATTTCAACCCTGCAGTTCCGGCGATCCATTGGTTAA
- the cobN gene encoding cobaltochelatase subunit CobN, whose product MTHDSEKLKIAGFRVIYGPSTIGRVYHRAAENVTREGTRVELQYSQPPAIGMPVPSPEWIEFAKNEADAVFFGFPQEFKVLQEIFEDLARTLNKPVVPVSPEVIALGNLAEADLARAVDYHLYSGRENIEAFFGWLGELAGKSAPGQSNEPREMPWAGICHPESKKSFDDLDAYLAWYPKRQAYVGLLFPRIFWVEENLASFNALIEEIEGRGLGMIPVFSDGWFGRVKNDDVIRRYFMRGDQAIIETLISYSAFFLKSRQNQAAIEQESSTDVLEQLNVPVMKMIHAARQTEEQWRSDIQGLNLPQVIISITLPEFDGLIEPILVGGSEGTGDYAPAIPFPDQISYLVDRMVQWIRLRHKPAAEKKIAFVLLNSPCKSVEATVGTAFGLDSLESLARILHQMKALGYRMDWVPENGKELIETIMARKALPDFRWTTIDEIVSKGGAADFVSLDRYRDWFATLPAEARDKVVAAWGDPDETRHLSGVQKLSFGLHDGRIVISGIQTGNVFIGVQPKRGCAGSRCDGEVCKILHDPEVPPPHQWLAWHQWLENDFGADAVVHVGTHGVLELLPGKTTALTESCFPRISLGKVPHLYIYNLTNPMEAVVAKRRSNAVITDHMPPVLATMRLSEDLADLEELLEDYQKAVQLKEKPRAATLFTQIEEKARVAGLLAEDAAADPEGLHEKLTLLRESQFRDGLHIFGQAPEGEALAELLNTVLKTAQPDCPALRDSLATCFGWDLDALLNAPEKTGPTGVSNGKLLDELDRLGRDILLTLIQTPPDTVDRAIESARGVLGAFAESRDLVLQDETELLQTLLAKALRIIPLVGRTTDEMRHLLRGFDGAFIPPGASGALARGKVEVLPTGRNLYSIDPWRIPTAAAWTVGMRLADDLIARYIADEGACPETIGFTLRAMDPYRSDGEMIAQILYLLGIEPIWSAGRVVTLRPIALDQLDRPRIDCTINLSSMLRDGMPRAFELIDQAVRMAADLDEPPEKNYVRKHVQEREAELSADHDVEEARRLATFRIFSSAPGSYGTGVELAVAASAWKEEKDLAGVYFQWTSYAYGDGVYARQATDELIHNCSRVTVTFEKFDSDEIDLLDCCHMYGVHGGFTNAVEVASGQSVQTYFGDTSDPARPAIRTLKEELSRIAHTRLLNPAWIEGKKRHGYKGAGDISSRTNHMYGWQATTKQVENWVFDGIAEKFIFDEANRRFFEENNPWALEEIGRRLLEAESRGLWQADPDTLEQLKERYLEIEAWMEDRMGDVEGDFQGGAVDIMTADDIPGWKEKMEAIQAKL is encoded by the coding sequence ATGACACACGACAGCGAAAAATTAAAAATCGCCGGCTTCAGGGTGATCTACGGGCCGAGCACCATCGGGCGGGTCTATCATCGGGCGGCGGAAAACGTTACGCGCGAGGGCACACGGGTGGAACTGCAATACAGCCAACCGCCGGCCATAGGCATGCCGGTTCCCTCGCCCGAGTGGATCGAGTTTGCCAAAAACGAAGCCGACGCGGTGTTCTTCGGCTTTCCCCAAGAGTTCAAGGTTCTCCAAGAAATTTTCGAGGATCTTGCTCGGACCCTGAACAAACCGGTGGTCCCGGTTTCCCCCGAAGTCATCGCCCTGGGCAACCTGGCCGAAGCGGATCTTGCGCGCGCCGTCGACTATCATCTTTATAGCGGCCGGGAGAACATCGAGGCCTTTTTCGGCTGGCTGGGAGAACTGGCCGGGAAATCGGCGCCGGGTCAATCCAATGAACCCCGCGAAATGCCCTGGGCGGGCATCTGCCATCCGGAAAGCAAAAAAAGCTTCGACGATCTCGACGCCTATCTTGCCTGGTATCCCAAGCGGCAGGCGTATGTGGGGTTGCTGTTTCCCCGCATCTTCTGGGTGGAGGAGAACCTGGCCTCCTTCAACGCCCTGATCGAGGAGATCGAGGGACGGGGCCTGGGGATGATCCCCGTGTTCAGCGATGGCTGGTTCGGCCGGGTCAAGAACGACGACGTGATTCGTAGGTATTTCATGCGCGGCGACCAGGCGATCATCGAGACCCTGATCAGTTACAGCGCCTTTTTTCTCAAGTCTCGCCAAAATCAGGCGGCCATCGAACAGGAGTCGAGCACGGACGTCCTGGAACAGCTCAACGTCCCCGTCATGAAAATGATCCATGCCGCCCGCCAGACCGAGGAACAGTGGCGCAGCGACATCCAGGGCCTGAACCTGCCCCAGGTGATCATCAGTATTACCCTGCCCGAGTTCGATGGCCTGATCGAACCGATCCTGGTCGGCGGATCCGAGGGCACGGGCGACTATGCACCAGCCATTCCCTTCCCGGATCAGATCTCCTATCTGGTGGACCGCATGGTGCAATGGATCCGCCTGCGCCATAAACCCGCTGCCGAGAAAAAGATTGCTTTCGTGCTGCTCAATTCGCCCTGCAAGAGCGTGGAGGCCACGGTGGGCACAGCCTTCGGCCTGGACAGCCTGGAAAGCCTGGCCCGCATTCTCCACCAGATGAAGGCCCTCGGATACCGGATGGATTGGGTGCCGGAAAACGGAAAAGAACTGATCGAGACGATCATGGCGCGCAAGGCCCTGCCCGACTTCCGGTGGACCACCATCGATGAGATCGTCTCCAAGGGCGGGGCGGCGGATTTCGTATCCCTCGACCGCTACCGGGATTGGTTTGCCACCCTGCCCGCCGAAGCCCGCGACAAGGTCGTGGCCGCCTGGGGGGATCCGGACGAGACCCGCCATCTGTCCGGCGTTCAGAAACTCTCCTTCGGACTCCACGACGGCCGCATCGTCATTTCCGGTATTCAAACAGGCAACGTGTTTATCGGCGTTCAGCCCAAACGCGGATGCGCCGGGTCACGCTGCGACGGCGAGGTCTGCAAGATCCTGCACGACCCCGAGGTCCCACCGCCCCACCAGTGGTTGGCCTGGCACCAGTGGCTGGAAAACGACTTCGGCGCCGATGCTGTGGTGCATGTAGGCACCCACGGAGTTCTGGAACTGCTGCCGGGCAAGACCACGGCCTTGACCGAGTCCTGTTTTCCGCGCATCTCCCTGGGCAAGGTACCCCATCTGTACATCTACAACCTGACCAATCCCATGGAAGCCGTGGTCGCCAAGCGCCGCAGCAACGCCGTGATCACCGACCACATGCCGCCGGTGCTGGCCACCATGCGCCTTTCCGAGGATCTGGCCGATCTGGAAGAACTGCTGGAAGACTATCAAAAGGCCGTCCAATTGAAGGAGAAACCGCGGGCCGCGACACTCTTCACCCAGATCGAGGAGAAGGCCCGGGTTGCCGGTCTGCTGGCAGAGGATGCGGCCGCCGACCCTGAAGGTTTGCATGAGAAATTGACCCTGTTGCGGGAGAGCCAGTTCCGCGACGGGCTGCATATTTTCGGCCAGGCGCCGGAAGGCGAGGCCCTGGCCGAATTGCTCAACACCGTGCTCAAGACGGCGCAGCCCGACTGCCCGGCCCTGCGCGACTCCCTGGCCACATGCTTCGGATGGGATTTGGATGCCCTGCTCAATGCCCCGGAGAAAACCGGCCCCACCGGCGTGAGTAACGGCAAGCTGCTGGATGAGCTGGATCGCTTGGGCCGGGATATCCTGCTGACCCTGATTCAGACTCCGCCCGATACCGTGGACCGGGCCATCGAATCCGCCCGGGGGGTGCTGGGCGCCTTCGCCGAAAGCCGCGATCTGGTTTTGCAGGACGAAACCGAACTGCTGCAAACGCTGCTGGCCAAGGCTCTGCGCATCATTCCCCTGGTCGGCCGCACCACCGATGAAATGCGGCATCTGCTGCGCGGCTTCGACGGCGCGTTCATTCCGCCCGGCGCTTCCGGCGCATTGGCCCGGGGCAAGGTGGAAGTCCTGCCCACCGGCCGCAACCTCTACTCCATCGACCCCTGGCGGATTCCCACGGCTGCGGCCTGGACCGTGGGAATGCGCCTGGCCGACGACCTGATCGCCCGTTATATCGCGGATGAGGGCGCCTGCCCGGAAACCATCGGTTTCACCCTGCGGGCCATGGATCCCTATCGCTCGGACGGCGAAATGATTGCCCAGATTCTCTATCTTTTGGGAATCGAGCCCATATGGTCGGCGGGACGGGTGGTGACACTGAGGCCCATCGCCCTGGATCAACTCGATCGTCCCCGGATCGACTGTACGATCAACCTCTCCTCCATGCTGCGCGACGGCATGCCCCGGGCCTTTGAATTGATCGATCAGGCGGTCCGCATGGCCGCCGATCTGGACGAACCACCGGAGAAAAATTACGTGCGCAAGCATGTGCAGGAACGAGAGGCGGAGCTTTCCGCCGACCATGACGTCGAGGAGGCCCGGCGACTGGCCACCTTCCGGATCTTCTCGTCGGCGCCGGGCAGCTACGGCACCGGCGTGGAACTGGCCGTGGCTGCCTCGGCCTGGAAAGAGGAAAAGGACCTGGCCGGGGTCTATTTCCAGTGGACCAGCTATGCCTATGGCGATGGCGTCTATGCCCGGCAGGCAACCGATGAATTGATCCACAATTGCAGCCGGGTGACCGTGACCTTCGAGAAATTCGACTCCGACGAGATCGATCTGTTGGACTGCTGCCATATGTACGGCGTGCACGGGGGGTTCACCAACGCGGTGGAAGTGGCCTCGGGGCAATCGGTACAGACCTATTTCGGCGACACCAGCGACCCGGCCCGCCCGGCCATCCGCACCCTTAAGGAGGAACTCTCCCGCATCGCCCACACCCGGCTGTTGAATCCGGCCTGGATAGAAGGCAAAAAACGCCACGGCTACAAGGGCGCCGGCGATATCTCCAGCCGCACCAACCACATGTACGGATGGCAGGCCACCACCAAGCAGGTGGAGAACTGGGTGTTCGACGGCATCGCCGAGAAATTCATCTTCGACGAGGCCAACCGCCGGTTTTTCGAGGAGAACAATCCCTGGGCCTTGGAGGAGATCGGCCGGCGCCTGCTGGAAGCCGAAAGCCGCGGATTGTGGCAGGCCGACCCTGACACCCTGGAGCAACTGAAGGAGCGCTATCTTGAAATCGAGGCATGGATGGAAGACCGCATGGGGGATGTGGAAGGCGATTTCCAGGGCGGCGCCGTGGATATCATGACCGCCGATGATATTCCCGGCTGGAAGGAGAAAATGGAGGCGATTCAGGCCAAGCTTTAA
- a CDS encoding methyltransferase: MIPVPELPDIDIETFHQSLNGGEKLFLIKAAIDHEVFEFCEKPATAADFSSTRGTHDGLTEKFFNALAAAGLLTKTDSTFQNSPLSSACFIEGKPFYQGNLIGLMLKTRLERWSNLGKCLKEGPLQPKNDRRQVFDARFIKAMAEGAMRGGLHRTVATVTALPEFQTASKLVDIGGGHGLYAIAFAQANPNLQSVVFDLPQVVDVTSDYIQSYAIQDRVTAVAGDYTTDDWGQGVDIVFASDCLYRPPEVLVPVLNRIKDSLNPGGLFISKHWMMDDERTSPDTTVYFDLMVSLMGNFSGHIYTRTEWRQEIESTGFAVEGVDISSPSKPSMLFVGRKS; this comes from the coding sequence ATGATACCCGTACCCGAACTTCCCGATATTGATATCGAAACATTTCATCAATCCCTGAACGGGGGCGAAAAACTGTTTCTGATCAAGGCCGCCATCGATCACGAGGTATTCGAGTTTTGCGAAAAACCGGCAACCGCCGCGGATTTTTCCTCGACACGCGGCACCCACGACGGTTTGACGGAAAAGTTTTTCAACGCGTTGGCCGCCGCCGGACTGTTGACCAAAACCGATTCGACATTTCAAAACAGCCCGCTTTCCTCGGCCTGCTTTATTGAAGGCAAGCCCTTTTATCAGGGCAACCTGATCGGCTTGATGTTGAAAACCCGGCTGGAACGTTGGTCCAACCTAGGGAAGTGCCTGAAAGAGGGCCCGCTGCAACCCAAAAACGATCGACGCCAGGTTTTCGATGCCCGCTTCATCAAGGCCATGGCCGAGGGCGCCATGCGCGGCGGTTTGCACCGCACCGTCGCGACCGTGACGGCGCTGCCCGAATTTCAGACGGCCAGTAAGCTGGTCGACATTGGCGGCGGGCACGGTTTGTACGCCATCGCCTTCGCCCAGGCCAACCCCAACCTTCAAAGCGTGGTGTTCGACCTACCCCAGGTCGTGGACGTCACCAGCGACTACATTCAATCCTATGCGATACAGGACCGGGTGACGGCCGTGGCCGGCGACTATACGACAGACGATTGGGGACAAGGCGTCGATATCGTCTTTGCCTCGGACTGTCTGTACCGGCCCCCGGAAGTTCTGGTACCGGTTCTGAACAGAATAAAGGATTCGCTCAACCCGGGCGGGCTGTTCATTTCCAAACACTGGATGATGGATGATGAACGCACCTCGCCGGACACCACGGTATACTTCGATCTGATGGTCTCCTTGATGGGCAATTTCTCCGGCCACATCTATACCCGCACGGAATGGCGTCAGGAAATAGAGTCAACCGGTTTTGCCGTCGAGGGTGTCGATATCTCGTCGCCATCAAAACCGTCCATGCTTTTCGTGGGTAGAAAATCATGA
- a CDS encoding pyridoxamine 5'-phosphate oxidase family protein codes for MRINNEIQDVLANSIIYLATASKNGIPNVVPIGGKKLIDDQTLLIVDVLLNKTKQNILENPLVAIIVEDLKREKPISCQLKGTAKFYMDGEYLQEAKLVSENAWARREKAGHKKKYKVRSALLVSVEEIYSNMHGGRKIAEEPA; via the coding sequence ATGAGAATAAACAATGAAATCCAGGACGTGCTGGCAAACAGCATCATCTATCTGGCCACGGCATCGAAGAACGGCATCCCCAACGTGGTGCCCATCGGCGGCAAAAAGCTCATCGATGACCAAACCCTGCTCATCGTGGATGTGCTGCTGAATAAGACAAAGCAAAACATCCTCGAGAATCCGCTTGTCGCGATCATCGTCGAAGATCTCAAACGCGAGAAACCCATCTCCTGCCAACTAAAAGGAACGGCCAAATTTTACATGGATGGTGAATATCTTCAAGAAGCCAAGCTAGTTTCGGAAAATGCCTGGGCCAGACGCGAAAAGGCCGGACACAAGAAAAAATATAAGGTCCGATCCGCCCTCCTGGTTAGCGTTGAAGAGATATACTCCAATATGCACGGCGGCAGAAAAATCGCAGAGGAACCCGCATGA
- a CDS encoding ABC transporter substrate-binding protein encodes MTFKINIRWFVLRSFLFLVCTLVAGCSDKAEETQPQPSQLVIGSQFDIGGSVDPRQGLGGPCRAPKLLIYETPVYFDENYQMQPLLFTAWTPADDAKTWTVHLRKGVRFTDGTPLSADALIFSIRYMASPGSHLADIGEMKAIDDHTVRLTLNTPDAVFIHTLSSLPIMSPSCVDQNGHFIQPVGTGPFRFVEYTQGRQLVYQRNDDYWGPKPGVEKVVFKFIPDFNTRSLALESGEIDIADYLPAEILKTLEADPRFTVARKTPSPCPNWIGLNTNRPPFDDVRVRRAVNYAVDVQAIVDRLINAILPGLAVPATRGPHSQPLFADIVHPDLKWYGYDPVAARRLLAEAGWQDSDGDGILDKEGASLKVELISSLLYAEGTEIAEAVQSQLAAVGMDVRVRVLESGARFQAYREKRYDMIELAGICPHNDPSPWYEYYFHSKKQRAYCVIENPAIDAGIDRLATTVDEEDRRLVLYQLQALLEETAPGIFLYIQKGAMAFRSDLKGFKTHCGMSGAFSYARFVH; translated from the coding sequence ATGACTTTCAAAATAAACATAAGGTGGTTTGTCCTTCGATCCTTTCTATTTCTGGTCTGCACCCTCGTCGCCGGCTGTTCCGACAAGGCGGAAGAAACCCAACCGCAGCCGTCGCAACTGGTCATCGGTTCCCAGTTCGACATCGGCGGCAGTGTCGACCCCCGGCAGGGCCTCGGCGGCCCCTGCCGGGCGCCCAAGCTGCTGATTTATGAAACGCCGGTCTATTTTGACGAGAACTATCAAATGCAGCCGCTCTTGTTCACCGCCTGGACACCCGCTGATGATGCGAAGACATGGACCGTTCATCTGCGTAAGGGCGTGCGCTTCACGGACGGCACGCCACTTTCGGCCGACGCCCTGATCTTCTCCATCCGCTATATGGCGAGTCCCGGATCGCACCTGGCCGATATCGGTGAGATGAAGGCCATCGACGATCACACCGTGCGCCTGACGTTGAATACCCCGGACGCTGTCTTCATCCACACCCTCTCCTCGCTGCCCATCATGAGCCCGTCCTGCGTGGATCAAAACGGCCATTTTATCCAGCCGGTGGGAACCGGGCCGTTCAGATTCGTCGAGTATACCCAGGGAAGGCAGCTGGTCTACCAGCGCAACGATGATTACTGGGGCCCGAAGCCCGGGGTGGAAAAGGTGGTTTTCAAATTCATTCCGGACTTCAACACCCGCTCCCTGGCCCTGGAATCGGGAGAGATCGACATCGCCGACTACCTGCCGGCCGAAATTCTGAAGACGCTCGAGGCCGATCCTCGCTTCACGGTGGCCCGCAAAACACCCAGTCCCTGTCCCAACTGGATCGGGTTGAACACCAACAGGCCGCCCTTCGATGATGTAAGGGTGAGAAGAGCGGTCAATTATGCCGTCGATGTTCAGGCCATCGTCGACCGGTTGATCAACGCCATCCTGCCCGGGCTGGCCGTTCCCGCCACCCGCGGCCCCCATTCCCAGCCGCTGTTCGCGGACATCGTCCATCCGGATCTCAAATGGTACGGTTATGATCCGGTGGCCGCCCGACGGTTGCTGGCCGAGGCCGGCTGGCAGGATTCGGACGGCGACGGCATCCTGGATAAAGAAGGCGCGTCGCTCAAGGTGGAGCTGATATCCTCGCTGCTGTACGCCGAGGGGACCGAGATCGCCGAAGCCGTGCAGAGCCAGCTGGCCGCCGTGGGCATGGATGTGCGGGTGCGGGTACTGGAATCCGGCGCCCGGTTTCAGGCCTACCGGGAGAAGCGATACGATATGATCGAGCTGGCCGGGATATGCCCCCACAACGATCCCTCGCCGTGGTATGAGTACTATTTCCACTCCAAAAAGCAGCGGGCCTACTGCGTGATCGAGAACCCGGCCATCGATGCCGGGATCGACCGGCTGGCGACAACCGTTGACGAGGAGGATCGCCGGCTGGTGCTCTACCAACTTCAAGCACTGCTGGAGGAGACCGCACCGGGTATTTTCCTGTATATCCAAAAGGGCGCCATGGCCTTTCGCAGCGACCTGAAAGGCTTTAAAACCCATTGCGGCATGTCCGGCGCGTTCTCGTATGCCCGGTTTGTGCATTGA
- a CDS encoding ABC transporter permease: MDEYLLKRMVSSVIAITGVSLLTFLLLFVLPGDPAEMLAIAKYGPRDATQAAIDHLIRQEGLDQPVVLQYARWLKGVLGGDMGISRISGKPVWQEINVRLPATLYLAGTSLVISLCVGLPLGIVAALQRGTCWDHLATGTSLIGVAIPNFWLGLILILVFGLYLGWLPTFGYGTLPHLVLPAATVGISMAGITARLTRSAVIDVLGQAYIKTARAKGLPGHVILGRHVIKNALIPIITIAGIQLGHLLEGTVIIEMVFAWPGIGRLLIEAVHNRDVSQIQGCVLYIAIVFCLVNVFIDLLYTRLDPRVRLNDRD, from the coding sequence ATGGACGAGTATCTATTAAAACGGATGGTCTCCTCAGTCATCGCCATCACCGGCGTCAGCCTGCTGACCTTTTTGCTGCTGTTTGTGCTGCCCGGAGATCCCGCCGAAATGCTGGCGATTGCCAAATACGGTCCCCGGGACGCCACCCAGGCGGCCATCGATCATCTCATCCGCCAGGAAGGGCTGGATCAGCCGGTTGTACTCCAGTATGCCCGCTGGCTCAAAGGAGTACTCGGTGGCGACATGGGAATATCGCGCATATCCGGCAAGCCGGTGTGGCAGGAAATCAACGTTCGGCTACCGGCCACGCTCTATCTGGCAGGTACCAGCCTGGTGATATCCCTGTGCGTCGGACTGCCGCTGGGCATTGTCGCCGCACTGCAGCGGGGCACGTGCTGGGACCATCTGGCCACGGGTACATCGTTGATCGGCGTTGCCATTCCCAACTTCTGGCTGGGCCTGATCCTGATTCTCGTGTTCGGCCTTTATTTGGGATGGCTGCCGACATTCGGATACGGAACCCTGCCCCATCTGGTCCTGCCCGCTGCCACCGTGGGCATCTCCATGGCTGGCATCACGGCACGCCTGACCCGCTCGGCCGTCATCGACGTACTGGGCCAAGCCTACATCAAAACTGCCCGGGCCAAGGGATTGCCCGGCCACGTCATTTTAGGCCGGCATGTGATCAAAAATGCTCTGATTCCCATTATCACTATCGCCGGCATACAACTGGGCCATCTGTTGGAGGGAACCGTGATCATCGAAATGGTATTCGCCTGGCCGGGCATCGGCCGTTTGCTGATCGAGGCCGTGCACAACCGTGATGTGTCGCAGATCCAGGGCTGCGTGCTTTACATCGCCATCGTTTTTTGCCTGGTCAACGTTTTTATCGACCTTTTATACACCCGGCTCGACCCACGGGTAAGGCTCAATGACCGTGACTGA